From Pontibacter actiniarum, a single genomic window includes:
- a CDS encoding fasciclin domain-containing protein, producing the protein MILIALFALCWQAGQAHELASPVRQERTSMMEYLLKERPLLADLITKSGLTPLLSGNGPLTLLAPPESALQRIKQEPAERLRAILSAHILKGAYGERDLKDGATLQSISGAGITVCRKDKYTLLNGVRILGPDHQVKNGVVHELGDVISI; encoded by the coding sequence ATGATCTTAATTGCACTGTTTGCCTTATGTTGGCAGGCAGGGCAGGCCCATGAGCTGGCATCGCCTGTGCGGCAGGAGCGTACTTCCATGATGGAGTACCTGCTAAAAGAGCGCCCGCTGCTGGCCGATCTCATCACCAAATCGGGGCTTACGCCGCTGCTTTCGGGCAACGGCCCGCTGACGCTGCTCGCCCCGCCCGAAAGCGCCCTGCAGCGTATAAAGCAGGAGCCCGCAGAGCGTTTGCGGGCCATTCTATCGGCCCACATTCTAAAGGGGGCTTATGGGGAGCGGGACCTGAAAGACGGTGCCACGCTTCAGTCAATTAGCGGTGCCGGTATCACTGTTTGCCGCAAAGACAAGTATACTTTGTTGAACGGGGTGCGCATTCTGGGCCCTGACCACCAGGTGAAAAACGGTGTCGTGCACGAGTTGGGCGATGTGATCAGTATATAG
- a CDS encoding rhomboid family intramembrane serine protease, translating into MSVTIILIIITVGVSLYAWQNEGLMHSWIFQPYAVQRDNSWYRFLTSGFLHADFSHLLFNMFTLYFFGDVVEYVFKSAYGPTTGILLYLLVYLGGIIVSDIPTYIKHRNDPPYRALGASGGVASIVFSSILFFPTLDICLFAFLCLPGFIFGILYMMYSYFSGRRMAGNINHDAHLYGALYGFVLSLILVPSALPSFVDQIAGWRLF; encoded by the coding sequence ATGAGCGTTACCATTATCCTGATTATCATCACCGTTGGCGTTTCGCTGTACGCCTGGCAGAACGAGGGCCTGATGCACAGCTGGATCTTCCAGCCCTACGCCGTGCAGCGCGACAACTCCTGGTACCGCTTCTTAACCTCGGGCTTTCTGCACGCGGATTTTTCGCACTTGCTGTTTAACATGTTTACGCTGTACTTCTTCGGCGATGTGGTGGAGTATGTCTTTAAGTCGGCTTACGGGCCCACCACGGGCATACTGCTGTACTTGCTGGTGTATTTGGGCGGCATTATCGTATCGGACATCCCTACCTACATCAAGCACCGCAACGACCCGCCTTACCGTGCCTTGGGGGCATCTGGCGGGGTGGCCAGCATTGTTTTTTCCAGCATCCTGTTCTTCCCGACGCTGGATATCTGCCTCTTTGCGTTCCTGTGCCTGCCAGGCTTTATCTTTGGCATCCTCTACATGATGTACTCATACTTTTCCGGGAGGCGCATGGCGGGCAACATCAACCACGACGCGCACCTGTACGGGGCGCTGTATGGCTTTGTGTTGAGCTTGATCCTGGTGCCGAGCGCGCTGCCAAGCTTTGTGGATCAGATTGCCGGCTGGCGCCTGTTCTAA